The bacterium nucleotide sequence GAAATAGACAAAATTTCGGGACGCGAAAAAGGCGGGGGACATGGCCCGGATATTTCGCGCGAAGGTGTGCAACGTGATATTTTACCCATTGTAGAAGGTAGCCGGGTTACAACTAAATACGGCGTTGTTAAAACCGATCATATTTTATTTATTGCAGCCGGCGCTTTTCATGTTTCTAAACCATCCGATTTAATTCCGGAGTTGCAAGGGCGTTTCCCGATTCGTGTAGAGCTGAACTCACTCACCAAAGAGGATTTTTTACGGATCTTAACCGAGCCCACAAATTCGTTGGTAAAACAGTATAAAGCACTGCTTGCTACCGAAGAAATTGATTTAGTATTTGAAGATTCGGCCATTGAAGGTATTGCCGAATATGCAACAGTTGCCAACGAACAAATGGAAAACATTGGGGCCAGGCGTTTACATACCATTTTAGAGCGAATTTTAGACGAAATTTCGTTTACGGCCCCCGAAAAAACAGGACAAAAGTTTACGGTTGATCGCACGTATGTAAAAAAATGTTTAGATGATGTGGTGAAGAACCAGGATTTGAGTAAGTATATTTTATAGGACTAACGTATGGAAAACTTAATTCAAAAAGCAAAAGTATTGATGGAAGCACTGCCGTATATTCAAAAATTCCAGGGTAAAACCATCGTGGTAAAATATGGTGGTCATGCCATGGAAGATGAAGATTTAAAAAAGAGTTTTGCGCGTGACGTTATTTTGCTCAAGCTCATCGGTTTAAACCCCATTATTGTGCATGGTGGCGGGCCGCAAATTGAAGAAGTACTCAAGATGATGGGGATTGAATCCAAATTTCATCAAGGCGTGCGGATTACCGATTCGGCTACCATGGATGTAGTGGAGATGGTGCTGGTAGGTAAAGTAAATAAAGAAATTGTGGGTTACATCAATTTAAACGGCGGCAATGCTATTGGTTTTTCGGGTAAAGACGGCAATTTAATTCAGGCCGTTAAGATGGAACCTCAAAAAGTAAAGGTTACCAAAAAGACCTCCGAAATTATTGATTTGGGATTGGTAGGAGAAGTAAAAAAAATTAATCCTGATGTTCTTAAAAAGTTTGAAGGTGGCAATCTTATCCCTGTAGTAGCTCCGGTGGGTGTAGATGACACAGGTGAATCACTTAACATTAATGCTGATTATGTGGCGGGTTCTGTGGCTGCGGCTTTAAAAGCTGAAAAACTCATTTTGATGACAGATGTGGCTGGTGTGAAGGGTGCCGATGGTAAAGTGATTTCGCGTATTATTTCGTCGGAAATTCCCAAAATGGTGAAGGATGGCATTGTGAGTGGCGGGATGATCCCCAAACTTAAATGCTGCACCGATGCGTTGGAAGGCGGTGTGAGTCAGGTGCATATTATTGATGGCCGCGTACAGCATGCGCTTCTTTTGGAAATTTTTACGGATGAAGGGGTAGGGACGTTGTTGACGTGAACCGCCGTTTAGTTCGAAAACTTTTTATTTTTTAAACACGCTTACGCGTGGGACGACCCACGCGACGCTCCGCTTCACTTGATTGGATCTATTAGATCCCGATTGTTCCAATCAAGTTCAGAGGGTTTAAAAAATAAAAAGTTTCCAAACTA carries:
- the argB gene encoding acetylglutamate kinase, which codes for MENLIQKAKVLMEALPYIQKFQGKTIVVKYGGHAMEDEDLKKSFARDVILLKLIGLNPIIVHGGGPQIEEVLKMMGIESKFHQGVRITDSATMDVVEMVLVGKVNKEIVGYINLNGGNAIGFSGKDGNLIQAVKMEPQKVKVTKKTSEIIDLGLVGEVKKINPDVLKKFEGGNLIPVVAPVGVDDTGESLNINADYVAGSVAAALKAEKLILMTDVAGVKGADGKVISRIISSEIPKMVKDGIVSGGMIPKLKCCTDALEGGVSQVHIIDGRVQHALLLEIFTDEGVGTLLT